A stretch of DNA from Temnothorax longispinosus isolate EJ_2023e chromosome 2, Tlon_JGU_v1, whole genome shotgun sequence:
TGAACTAGAGGAATTGAAGGAAGCTGCTCTTCAATTGGAACACCGAAAACAGCGATTCTCTGTCGAGTTCAAGACTGATGAAAAAGGTACGCAAAAGAAGGCTGATTGTCACAGCGCAGAGACACTCCGCGGTATACGAGAAAGTCTACCAGCGACGTTAGCTATCAGCATGGTGACGCAACTGTTACGATCATACGTCGAACGAAATGCCAATTTCAAGCATCGTCTAAGAGCCAGTTGTGTGCAACTTCGTCAGATGATACCTGAACTGATGGTATGCGTCGGATGTACACTTCAAAAATACCCATATCTGAAGTTCAGCGCAGCGGCACTAAGCTTGTTGGGTGTTATATCACGTTCACCATACTGTTCGTATCCTATCAACGACAATGACGTCGCGAAACTCTGGTTCAACTTGATTCCACCAACAGACATCTCCAACAGTATGCTCGACTCGCTGTACGATGATTCGGCGAATGGTCAATGGCGTTGCCAGGATTGGTGGCCGTTGTACACCCTAGGCTTGGAATTTCTGATAGGTCTGGTCAGCAGCGAGACGCACATGATGTTTGTTAATCATATTgttgttttcttaaattctcACGAGCATCAATTAATGGTGGTATCCACGTTATTGAGGCACACTGCCGATCTACTGGCCGCTGATCTTATACAATCACTGGTCGCTCTTATACATGCTATAGCCACGCAAACATACGTTTGGAATTCAATTCAACCAAGCGTTCGCGAAACTCTTATCAAGTGCATGTATCTGGCGTACGATAGTACGGTAAACCTGTTGCTGAGGCCGCGAATACTCAAATTCATCATTGATGGTATTAGTGTGGAGAGTGCCGAAGAGCTCGAGTCCTGCGATAATCGGTTGCCTAGCGGCGAATTGAAACTACTGGTGAACAAACTGATCGTCATAAACACGACCTGCGCACTAAGCTTCGTCCACTTTTCGCCAAAGTTGAATACCCTGGTAGATACGATATATACTCAGGATTACTGGTATACGCCGATGGCCGAAATGAACTTTGGGCCTCCGCAAATGAGCATGAGCTCCGGGCCACAACTCACTTATGGCACGATCATCAGCTCGACGCAACTGTTTACCCAGGCTCTTCACTCTCGCTCGCAACCCGTTGCTGTTTCGTTACCCGCATCTTCAACGCCGCAATCTGGACGTGAAGATAAAACGGATTCTGCGAAGAAGGAATGGGAACGCGCCGCGCCAGAAAATCTCCGGCGTATGCATACGAGTAAGGATTTACGACGAATCATTCACGCAGCCTCCGCTTCAACCTCCAGAACGTCATCCAACATTGGCGGAGAATTCCTAGGATACGTCAGCGGTCTAGATGTCACCGTGTCATTACTTAGCAGTCCTAGACTCTTGCGTCGACCCTACGATCCATTGATATGTGAAAATACCATTCTTTCGAGAGCAACCGCTTTGGCAACCGGTAGACACGTCACGAAGAGTGGCGGTAGTGGGGCTCCCGGCGCTCCGGGTAACAGTAGCCCAATCATAGCAAGAAATCACAGATTTAGCGATCCATGGTTTGAGTCTATGGATGAGAACAATACACGATTGGCATTAGAAATCAATCTTATCCTGATACTGTCACAGGCTCTGGAAGGAGTGAAAAGTCCCAGGCTTACTTTGCGAGATCGTCAGCTTATAGCACGGGAGACCGCTACCGAGCTAGGAGTCTTCTTCGATTTTCTCGAACACCGCGGTACTCCCGATATCTGGCAGGTGAAGGGTTCCCTGATAGACGCAGATACAAGAAGTTCTAGGACGATTCAGGATACGAGTGATCGGACGCAAACGAATTTACCAGCGAGACTCCAGAAGGATAGTACTATTGACAAAGCACCGGTGTGCTCACCCGACCACGAAAATTCTTCGATGGAGATGAACCAAACTGAAACACAAGAGAAAAGACTCGATGACAGTGTTCTCACTACTGGCGTTTTCAAAACGAATGTCAGCAGCGTGCAGTTCTTACCATTAATGGGGAAATTACTTAAGACAGTTGTCGAGTCGTTGGACTCGGCACAATTTCGATgaacagtattttttttatttaaaacgtagttctcttaatatataattcatcatTCTGAAATGGAAACTAGATCTGTGCATTCTAGAATGATGATTATAAATGATGAGTACATTAAGAGCTacgtttttatacattaaaagcTACCATCTTTTTCAcataattgtaagtaaataatttgacATAATTGAGCATGTATGATATAATTGAGCACTTGTGTGCATGTTATTTtgcgaaagataaaaaaatgtttgctaatgttatttgataataaacgTAACATTCTTtcatgtattatgtattataacttataatgAAACATTGATGAGGAATAAAAAGGCCAACGTTTCTAATTTAGCCTGTGCTTTTTTATATCAACactatttataaatgattaaacataatataatgtgtatccagtaaattagaaatatttcgtGTTTCTTAAATAGTTTGCTAGGAAAACGTGAAAATACAAACtatatgattttatacacAGCCAACTACTTAACGAGGGAAACGAATTATTAGGATCGCTATTTACGCGCATcctttacattaaaataacgatGACCATGTTTCTATTGACTTTCATTTTAACTTTATCATTCCAACATTTATCAGATTCCACTTTGTCGTACTTAAGAAATCATTTCGCGAAATTCCATACCatactttttacaaatttattgcCGATTCGAGGACAAACGTGCCTTGGACAAATTGAATCATGATCAATTACATATTATGCAATACAATGATTTATCCATGAAAATTTACAGTGTATAATACTATTTCACTTTTCTGTTGAATACTGGCGCTTTCCAACGAGTCTTTTTCAAAATGTGTCTTTCTGTTTGCATGGAAATCTCTATGTTCATAaacagagagaagaaaaatagagaaagcTACAGTGACCCTCGCTCGTTTTTGCCGCGTTTATCTTGAATTTGTATCTTTAATCTTACATATGCTCTAATCTTCCACGCAAAAGCGTGTCTTCCTCCGTTTTCCGCATCACTATACAACATCGCGCACTCGCGCTAAGgacgattaataattatattacgcgcgatacagtataaaaatagaatccTTGATATTAACGAATATTATGCGTTACGACAATAGCGATGGTGCGAGTGCCGAGTTAGGCACACCGCGCAAGGACATCCGTCGCCTTTCAGGATGAACACCTGAAGGTCGGGTTAGACGCTAAGGGGGCAGATGAGGTAAAATGTTCTCGGGCGAGGGCGTGTCGTGAGAATCATTACTTCTGGATGATGTCACTCGTTGATGGTAGTAGTTATTAGAGACAGCAGTGGCGGCAACGGTAGCAGCAGGAGCGGTGGAACTAGTGGTAACTGTATTCGTCGAGCCGAGAGCTGTGACCATTGCTGTAGACGTAGTGGCTGTAGTGGtatttatcgttatcgttGTGATGACTGAAGAGGTAGGTTGACTTCGGGACACTATACCACTCCACGCTAGGGGGTTCACACAACTCGATTCGGACGAGGGACAGTCCGGATGACGAGTCGATGGCGAACAATACGTCGGTATGGTCAAAGCACTGGAATTGCATATTGACGAGGACATGGTAGTCGCGGCTGACGTTACCAAGGGCGGTGGTGGTGGAGGTGGTGGAGGCGGCGGTGGTGTTGGGCCATTAACATCCGCCAATGGATCAACCGCGTTTCCATCCCAAGCATCCGCTGATTTGGACTCGTCGTTGTTGATCACGCTGGTGCTCGATCTTTGCCGCTTGGCATCACCATACAGCAAACAATGAACATTCGGCGAACTGCTGCGATCTCGCACTCCCTCTTGCTCCTCAAGGAATCGGTCCATATAGTCCCTGCTTGCGATTTAATGGTTCTGTCATTCACGCTTGCAATAAGTGTATTAACGAAAGCAATTGTAAAGTGTGTTAATTGGGTAatgtataatgttattatcgaatgttaagaatttaattttctctaataGGTTACATATagtatatttcaaaagttttcGTGTTTTAATGTAAACGTATTCATGAATTGCGATAGAAAAAATACTCACGTGATACCGGGGTGCAGagcatattttttcttttctaatcgCGCTTTATACGTAAATATGTCATGCCGCTCCGTTTTCTTccataagtaataaaattgtactaACTCTCCGACCGATCTCGTTCTTACctatgaaaagaagaaaatttcgCCATAAAATTTACTGAGCCATAATGCAACGATGActtgtacaaatatattaaattaattacatgatataattaaagttCTCGACTGTAAAAGAATTATTCTGCAATAGCGTTTTTATTGTATCGTACAATGGTAGCGTTTTATATACagttgtgaaaaaattaagcaaTATTATTAGCATTGCAGTTGTAgctctatatttttaataagttagAAATCCACTCacgtcttaatatttttacttcaatctttaataatttaaagtttaattttgtatgtgtgcgcgcgtgcgcgcatgtgcgtgtatgtgcataatgtatgtatatatgtataatacataccttatttttctgtataagATGAAAATCCTTCCCGTAAGTGCGCAATCCATTTTCAAAGTTATGACATTCCTCTTCTGACCAAAGGCTCACCGCATCCGTAGGAGGAAGCACGTTCATTCGACGTCTTCGTAGTGCTTCTTCGAGATTGTAGCCACACTGCAGTAGAAGATATAAAGCCTGCTCGTCATCTCTAATATGTGAGCCGGCCGGCAACGAACCACCCTTTACCGCAGGAAGTTGCGCGCGTTCTAGAAACTCTTCCGTATCCTCCTCGGATATATGGCTGGGGTCCCATAACATTTTATCCTCATTTTCGTATGGCAAGGCATCGTCGTAACGACACAAGCCTTCTGGTATCGCTGCTTGATAGTCAGTACCAACCATGATCGTTTTCTTCCATTCTTCCTCGTCTGGACTGTAGTCACAGTCGTCCTCTTCTTCCTCACTTTGCGGCCTTGAAACACTCCGTAACAATCTCGAACTGCCACCACCTATTCCCGCACTGACTATCCTATCTTCCGGACCATCGATCGCGCCACTGGCGCTACCTTCTTCGATAGTGCTATCGGTAGCACTGGCTCCCCCTAAATTAACTATACCATCGCACGCAACAGCCGTAGCACTTCCCGTTGTAGGTGACGCTCTGGTTTTCTTTCCACTTCCGCTTCGAGTGCCCGTTATCAAGCAGTCCTCGGTTTCGACATCTTcatcgtcgtcctcgtcgtcgtcgattcTACGTTTCCTGCTGTCCCTGTTGCCTACTCCAATGCCGCTATTGCCTTTCGTCGCGGATCCCGACAACGGCGATGACTTATCCTTCCCCTTTACTAGCATTTCTGTGTAGAATTGTTTAAGGTCCGGTTCGTTACTGGTTGCATCAGcctcgtcgtcatcgtcgtcgtcatcagCATCGTTGTCACCTTTGTCCGAGTAACGCTCCTCGGTCTCGGGATCGCCGCTTCCAGATGGCAGCAACATGTGATCGGAACTGTTTGAATTCTCCGTCGAGGGATCACCGTATCCATACATGGCAAGAAGATCTTTCAGTGGCATATCACCTTCCTTGCTCAAAGAGACAGAAATAGATCATTATTACATCGAGCGTACTTTAGAGACTAAACATGGAATCTCACTACGAGAACGCACTTTGAGTCCAAAGTGTTGCGGAAACTtatcataattgtaattatttatgggctcgattttttcatttctcaGGCTTGATCCTAGAATAGTCGGGATCAGAATTTTGTTACAAAGTGACAgatgcatatacatatgtgcaaAAGTGCCGATATATCAGATATATGACAGAAATATACCTTTTGCAAGTTGGACAACTCGTTGTGAGAATCCTCGCTACCTTCTAAGGCTTCTTCCTCGTCCAATGTTCGTTCGTCATCAAAATCATTTACCATCATTTCCGTTGCAGAACCCATATCATAATCCCGATCTGCCCTGTAAGGAACACGTGCCGTTATAAGCGTTATCCTTAACTTTCAGCGCGTATTAATATCCTAAATCTCCCTCGATACATGATGCATGACAACAAGTTACGATTCCTACTTCCTAGTTAGTCGCTACGTAAGTGGATGCGCACTTACATGATTCTACAATCCCTATTCACCGAGATGAGAACATGACACACAAACGGTATATACACACATCAATGCATAGACGCAGCACCGGAATGTATCACCACAATAGTACAACAACCACCAACCACCGCTCCCCCCAGTAGTCTGCGATCTCTCCGGAGACACGGAGACAGAAGTCGAGTCTCGAGTCAGTGGTGGGTCTAAGTTAGCTTAGTTCGACTTCAATGTCCGAGACACAGGCGACAGGCGGGATAAAGACATAAGACAGGGTTTACATTCGGAGCGCCGCGGGGGTCTAACCTCAATCAGACGTGACACTCGTGTCACAACGGTAGAGCGGTACTCACGACGACCACGACGTCACGACACCGGCGTCACAGACGTCACAGATGTCACAGTCTCGTCACAGCGGCAACTGACATTTCGCGAAACATCACAGGATACTCGGGGCAGCCCGGGCAGCGCGCGTCTCGTCGATGCCTTCTCGCTTACGGACACTGTTTGTGTGTGACTTGAGTTGAATGAGACTACGCGCGAGTCCTTCCCGCTCCCTTTCTCTACCGTCCTCGGGGTTCACAGGCAGACAACAAACAACAAACGTCCGTCGTCCGTGTGTCCGTGATCCGTCCCAACTCTCGACTTTCGACAGTCTCGACTCGCGGACTCGGACATGCGAAACGTCAGAGACACGTAAGGCACAACATTTCATCGAGCGGGAAGCGCGCGACTCGCAATCGCaacgtcgcgacgcgacgtacGCCACATGCGGAGTTCGCGAGTTTACAGGTGAATCAGGCGAATATCAACAATCAACCGAAAGACGCACACTCCATTATTTGTATTCGTCGCATTTGTTCCCCCCGAGCCCGAGCTCCCGAGACTCCGAGCTTCGAGCTTCGTGTGTTCGGAAAATGGACGCGACAGCCGAGAGCGTCGTTACCCCTCGGTTACCcctcgcgactcgcgagcACTCGCGCTCGCGACGCGCGAGTGTGCATCCGGATTCTCCCTCGCTCTCCCTCACTCCCACGAGAAAGGAAGACGGAGCGTCCGCGTGCGTAATTGCAGAACGCAACGTGATTGGTCCGCGAACGTAACAAATGACTAGATGGGGGCGTTTCGGGAAAATGACCGCGTTCAGTAAACAGTACCGTTGAGCCACGCACGTTCTGAGAAAAAGATTAAGtcaagaataataaattatatatatcgcaattaatttatgattaacactttatctgtattattttattaacacgagtaaaattaataatttttttataattgtttaatatagcGAAAAAATTAGATcaggaataatataattatgcaattagaaattttgctttaaacAGTTCTGCCTGCAGATGTTGATTGGAATTTGAGATACACTCTTTTCTatttagattaatataaatctatttattgatattattaattgatttattaataatatataagtagacttattataaatttattattagttgtaatattataactattataataataagataattaaaacagtaaatgttttatttataaatgtaccTCGTACATTGACGACTatctgtttatattatattgttatattgttgcacttaattatttatcttataatgatttttataatacatctATGCTGCGTTCCAAAACTCATCCGAAAAAGATCTTCGACTTTCACTCCACCCAATTCTTTCGTTACGTTTATTTGACACCTTCCACTCTATCTGACACTTTAGCCATGCCCGAGGATCGTATAATTGCATACAAGCGTAGCAGCGTTTCGAATATTTGACAAGGCGTGTCCATTACATGAAAAATTAGTACGAAACGTTTGCGTACTCTTTCAAGTATGCGAGTGCGATAAGTGAGTTTATTTCTCTGAATACGTGTTTGTAATTAACTAGTGCCTTTAATATTGTAGCACAAAATTGTAAACTTGATAAAGATTTTCAGTATGAGTCATAATATACGTTTGTtactaaatttatatcattgttgtgtcatttttttttatttgctaatatgattcaattattaaaacactataaatttatacaagaaaaaCTGGAGCATTTTTGGCAAGATATAAAACCAACGCAACTCGCTATTCTGTTTATGTGATGTTTCTGTTTCAGAAGGAGTAAACACAGATACATATCATTAATCACATAACGTACTATAAGGAGATTGTGTAACTGATTACCTGTTCAACGTCTCCATAATCTCGTAAGTATAAACGGACTATTATCGAAGTCTTTTGTTTCATTTGATACTTGATTGATTGTGCTTGATTTTGCTTGCAAGTAGGTCAAGATGCATTATGGAAAGAAGTCTCCCAGCATGGGAACGCCGTCTGTGTATTCCCATGTAACCACCACTCGCAGCAGTGCAAATCTCAGATCATCGAGGTCCGCTCGCAGTGTAAAAATTCCTTGGTATCAAAAGCATAGAGTGACGCATGCTTTTATACTTGACATTCAAAGGGGTGCTATGTTCACCGCTATATTCTCATCGGTATGCGTTTAACGAAAGCAATCTTTGGGAATGCTTACTTGTGGTTGAagtaatatagaataaatattattacagtGCCTGGCCTTTTTCACGATATGTACAGCTATTTTTGATATCTACTGTCTCTCACAAGCTGCGCCTGGCTCCACACACTATGGATATTACATCATATCATATGAATTTGTCTATGTGGGCAGTCAACATGGTaagctctttttttaattaaaaaaaaagacaattttgtaaataagaacaaattttaaaaattaatcaagtcatagaactatatattatttgtcttttccttatttttgtttttttttttttcagttcgAAATGCTCTAATCGTATTTGCACTGTTCTCCATGTTGGGTGGAATAGTCGTCTTTGTGACTTCTTTAATGTTGATCACAGCTCTGCGGAAAGaacatgaaaagaaaatgGTGCCATGGCTGTATAGTTTTGCCATTTTCACTCTTTTCCGACtatttgcttttatattcttcagcaTTGTAAACGACATGATATTTGCCTACAATATCATGATGTGTCTTCTATGGATAGTATTTATCTGCATTTCTGCATATGGTTGGCTTATTGTATATTCTCTATATCTCGAATTAAGCGATCTAACAAGATTAGAAGATCTGGCTCATCTGCGGGTACGATATATTtacttcattatattttatacaccataattataatacacataACAAAGACTCTATagttataaactatataaatttaaaacgtaTTGTTTCAGATTGGTACAATGCAGTCTTTAAATGCATCAACGACACATTCTATTGCTGGTTCTCGACCTACAACGCCTCATAGCGCAGTATCAACTATGCCCGTTAATTAATACATGAGACATAGTTTTATATACAGTAGATAAAAAaggtatttataaattttttttagataattttttacaaagaaaaaaaatattgctatttctcttttttttcacaaagaaaaaaaactttctatATAGGtatcatacatacatattttctatcttaatacaaatttattctgataaaaatgttttgcaatatctcttttttgtataaaattattattataaaatgatttgtaTAAATACCTTTTTTGTCAACTAAATGTTTGATACATATTTTCtcatcttatatatattgaaacaaAATGATTAAACTAATTCTTCAAGTTAAACAAAGTCACTGCCGGctgtatatatagattagtACGCACaaagaatttgttaaaaaagttacatataatttttgcaacTGTACTgcttttttaacaattttacaatgaACAGACTAATCGATATGATATGTAACAATacaagttttatatatgtatttttatttgacatttgCTATGACATTCGCTAGATATGTTTGCGAACTTATTGCGATATAGTTCCGtccatatataaaaattataaaatgaattaGATTTAAGCATATATATCACAAGTATTTCTCTTATGATGTATATTAACGTATTCCGTCCACTTATACTATCTATAAAGCTATCTATAGAGCTTTCCTACGATATATTATCGTATCTTacttatattatcatataaaagCTTTCCTACAATATTATCGAAATGTttgttattgaaattaatattatacttacatatttgaagaatataattattatgcaacTATTTTTGTGACTAATTTCCAGGTGAACCAAAGAACAAAGATTAAGAGTAAGATAATACTTTATCTTTAATCACATCcaataaaatctgaaatttataattttattctaaagataagttaaaattatttttatcgtatttaaAGGATAAATATACGAAGGCACACAATTGTGACATcgataaatacataattcatCTCAAGTTGGTTATCAGTTAAAATCTTGTGAAACCGAACGAATCAGATTCTGCTATCTTTAtattaagttaataaaaattgtcaacTCATCTCAcgcaattttttaagtattagaTAAAACTGATTGGAACATTAATTAGGCGGAACGTGCATTTAAATATAGCCATAATATTTCTACACAATTTTTTGCGTTATTACTTTGgaattatttctgcaataatttatttatataactggTAACAGTTACACTTTTGCACTAGATACTAGATACATATGTCTCTCTCCAAGTATTTTAAGGTACAATATTCTCAGCACTAATCTTGTATGGCACTTTGTATAATCaatatctgaaaaaagttCGTGACAGCAGAAATATAGGAATGATGACAAGTAAAAAATGAACTTTGTGCACGCTGGCTAATACAAGTATAAGCATCGtagtatttaaagaaataccAATTGACGAGTATCAGATGGAAATAGAAGTTTCATGAGTCGAAGGAATTGTTTGTGCATTATTAGTGGGTCTTATTGTTTCAGAGCTATGCCTCGACTTCAGAGATCTTTCACTCCCGGTAGCACGATCGTCCTCAGAATCCGTGTACGATTCCCGTTCCTCCCTGATAACTCGGCGTTCCCTCGAAGTGTTACCGTCTCCTGTTACTATGTGACCGACTAACAAGATCGCTCTACCCAGTAAAGTTAACAGGAACACGCCGATCATCGACAAAGCTTGCTGGATTATACCGAGTGCCCCGGTAGCGACATACATAGCGATGGCCAGACACATGGCGAGGGCCGCGTGGCGATAATTATCGCCATTCGCTAACACCTGAATCGCGACGAAGGAAGTAAGTTTacgcgatatttattataacacaATCTGCTAAATTCACACGCGAGTTATATCGTTGTATGAATCCTTGCAATCTACCCCTATCTACCTATCTACCCCTCACTTGTTTCCTGTTCTGTCATTAGAAATACCGTGAAAATCGGTATCGCGTTTTCCTTAACGTTGTCGCAAAAAGTCCTcgcgatgtatttttctaaGAATATCCAGGATTGAAatgtgaataaatttattttaaaaatcggtaaaaagttaacaattattatgctacgataataaaaaaaattaataattactttaatatttttatattcgagcGACACGAgtttgtacaaaaaattttgaaatgacTAATGGACGATAACGTTAATAAATCCtgcgagatattaaaaagtcaAAGTACAAGACCGgcgatattacaatattactgATCCAATCAACCGGATTGAATAAGCGGTTCttgaatgaaaatatttcatatacaacCTATTGCTACTGCTGTTATAAAGATATCGATTATGCATATCTAACATATACGTTTCTGAACgatttaattaactaattatttgtatatatgcgACGAAATTTTAAGCGAGATATATGTTTCAAATATAATGATTCACTTTATAGATATGTATGGTGTTATTCTTTACACACCTTGCGCAATAGATAAAACGAGTTTACGCCTCATAAGGAGACAGAAAAAtgcagcaaaaaaaaaaaacattaaaagcCGATAagcgcaaaaatattattgcagctGAAAATTACGTCctatatttctgtattatcTGTTAAAACTAATACAATGTTATTACATAAGAATTTGTGTTACGCAACGTTACGAGTATAGAGTCTGTCGCAAGTCGCAATTGTgtctttattgttatttaaaacctTGAAATGCAAGTAGATGACGTCACGAAATGtcattaaatgtatttaacttCGTCGCCTgagttgaaaataaaatacgcgGGACACAGATGATCCACTTAGTTTAATCGGGCTTTATGAGCATTTAACGTTTTTAGGGGTAAATgggaaatttcttttttatcattttttaatgtatttctttttatttctctcttgttcttttcttttcttttagcGGAAATAACAATCTGCTACCAAATATTGCTCCAACTATGACGCATCTCCCTCGACGCCCTTGTAAAGGGGATGCGGAATTGCGGAGCAgactcgccgcgccgcgaagaGCGCGTCAGCGTATGCGCCAGTCGCCACCCGGCCAGGCCGTTCAACATCGTCCTCGCGGCTCGCGCTTCTAGAAATTATCGATTTCCGCAAGCTCAGCGTTCCTTGGTGGGAAATGACGCCATGAACGACTATCCATTGGGCGGCATCGACTTTGATCTTCCTCCATTGGTCGGCGAGCCGGTATAAACGGTGCTTACTCGCAACTCCTTTCAGTTGTGTTGTTATCCACTCGCTGTACACTTGGTAAGTGGCCCgtgatttttattctcttacTATTCTTGCTATTTTCCAATTTGTTAATCCGCTAACGCCGCGCAGTCGAACGGCCGGCTATTTTCATTTCCATTTGCATACTTATTTCCgcgtttacattttattttcctcgTCAAATCCGAACGATTCCTTCctctttgattttttaacGATACCACCAATTATCAAGAATGTTAAATGTATTAGCCGTGGGGAAATAGTTCTCTCATTACCATCAAATGTCTCGGCAAATTCGTCGTGTTTTATAACGTTTTCAAAGCcgattgtaatttttgtaacacGCGTACGTTTATAGTAAAGCCAGATATTGAAATACGCAATATGATTACGGCATCAACGATGCACCCTGTGCGTGAATGTGTGTGGGTAAATATCTGGCGTATCCTACCTTTATTTTATCACGGGATTTAACTATTCGATGGAAAATCAATGTTCGCTGACATCTGTATTGTAAATAACGTTCCGCGATTATTTCCGTGAACGGCGTGAACCCGCGGAGACGCGACAGCTGATTGCATATAATACAAATCGATTCACAATGCAGATTTTTTTGCGAATACGACTGCTATTAGAAGTTTCGACTACATAACAAAAAACGTAACAAACAGAGCTGAAATCGACGATCAATTTTATCAACGTGTGACACGACTGACTgattctaagaaaaaaattttttaaacagtcGCTAATATGT
This window harbors:
- the LOC139825393 gene encoding uncharacterized protein isoform X5, yielding MPLKDLLAMYGYGDPSTENSNSSDHMLLPSGSGDPETEERYSDKGDNDADDDDDDDEADATSNEPDLKQFYTEMLVKGKDKSSPLSGSATKGNSGIGVGNRDSRKRRIDDDEDDDEDVETEDCLITGTRSGSGKKTRASPTTGSATAVACDGIVNLGGASATDSTIEEGSASGAIDGPEDRIVSAGIGGGSSRLLRSVSRPQSEEEEDDCDYSPDEEEWKKTIMVGTDYQAAIPEGLCRYDDALPYENEDKMLWDPSHISEEDTEEFLERAQLPAVKGGSLPAGSHIRDDEQALYLLLQCGYNLEEALRRRRMNVLPPTDAVSLWSEEECHNFENGLRTYGKDFHLIQKNKVRTRSVGELVQFYYLWKKTERHDIFTYKARLEKKKYALHPGITRDYMDRFLEEQEGVRDRSSSPNVHCLLYGDAKRQRSSTSVINNDESKSADAWDGNAVDPLADVNGPTPPPPPPPPPPPPLVTSAATTMSSSICNSSALTIPTYCSPSTRHPDCPSSESSCVNPLAWSGIVSRSQPTSSVITTITINTTTATTSTAMVTALGSTNTVTTSSTAPAATVAATAVSNNYYHQRVTSSRSNDSHDTPSPENILPHLPP